The following DNA comes from Mugil cephalus isolate CIBA_MC_2020 chromosome 6, CIBA_Mcephalus_1.1, whole genome shotgun sequence.
AACACATTGGGAGTGTTAACATTCCAACACTtcaaaaagagtcaaattaacacTCTGTGGTGTGGACCCATTTAGACGCTTTAAAAGTGTGGACATTAAATGTGATGGTAttgatttaaagttaaaataggAAATCTGAATTCAAACCTATTGGCTGGGTGGGGTCTGACCACGAGGAAATTCTAAATTGGTCATAGGTTTAaatttggttgttttgttgatCTTTTGCCCTGACTGGTGACCTCTGAATGGTGTCCTCCACTTCCAGCTACCCAGACCCTCCTACAGCATAACCACTTATAGATTATGGATGAATGTTTGTCTAGTTCTGGTCTGTATTCCTGGATGTTTATCAATAGCATCTAGGTGTGTGAGACTGGGTGTGCTTGTGTGCTGAAACAATCGTTTCACAAGACGGTCACTGAGTAGCACACCCAATCCTTCAGCTCACCTGCGCAGTATATAAAGTGTTGTACTGATCTTGAGGAGTATCACACGACGTATCTAGGACGACTGGTCAACAGCACTCACCTGTTCATCATGATGAAGCTCATCATTTCCCTGACTCTTTTCTGGGCTCTCTGCAGCACAGGTAAGAAAACTTTGATTTcatataatttaaaacaaaatatgctCCTGCAGGGTTCATCATATAGGACTGAAAAAAGGGCAAGAGACATTTCACCACCCagccaagtagcttcttcaattcTAAGAGACACAAGTCATACACTTACAGATGTGTTTGATCTGTTTGAACTACAACTCCCCACTAGTCTCTTAAAATGAACAAAGCTACAAGGAACTCTACAAGTCCTGTTGCCTttgatgcagattttttttagatatattaTGAACTGGATCACAGGGGAATCATATGGAAATATTTAGGTCCAATAGGGACTATTGGATATTTTAATCCCTGCCATTTTAAAACTGAGAAACTGAAACACctcattattttattccattaaaaTATAATCATCATTTTACTATTTCTCTCCCGACTACAGCTGAAGCTCTTCAGTGTCAAACTTGCGCAGATGAGACATGTTCAAGCACAGTATCCCAAACGTGTTCCTCAGAGACGATGTGTATAACAGCCTCCATTCAAGGTAGGAGTTGTCTCTagagtttccttttttgttttctatgaaAACAAGTTTGCGTACTGTGAAGTTAAACCAGTTAACAACCTGGACTTTGTCTCTGTAGCAAGTTCATCTGGAATTCCAGTACAGCAAATCTACAAAGCATGTGCTCCGTCCTCCCAGTGTCCAGCCACAGGACCTCAGACATTTTCAGTCAACTTGGGTGGTTCAAGTGCACTTACATCTGCTACCTGCTGCAACACAGATAACTGTAACTCAGCCACTCTAGCCTGTGAGTACATATGGTTCAGATACTGATTTAAGAGCAGATAATGACTGTACATGAGAATCATctttcatattatattatagaaaTTATTTTCAGTCCttcattttttctgttctgttctttcaGTTCCTACTACTCCAGCAGATAACAGCCTCCAGTGTAATTCTTGTACAACCTCTGCATGCACGACACCATTACAGTGTAAGGGGACGGAGGACATGTGCTTTGAGGCAACTTGTAAGTCTTCATTTTATGTCGcttacaaaagaaaatgtttttttgtttttgtttttttcagtttgaaaatacttcagaatgaataaaactagaaaatttGAAATCACCTTCAGTGGAAGAAATTGATGAAGCATTTaagtcacatttctttttaatgttttactgaaTGCTTTGAAACTTTAAAGGTAAAGCTtaggaaacaaaagacagataCAAAAGGTAACATTTTACAAGCACTCGCTGGGTAAGGTAATAAAAATGAGCTCCAtcacaaaaatgtgacaaaatctAAACAGAATTGGTTGGGTGAATTTTAGAGTGCAGAGTTTAATATTAATTCAACTTTTTCTTCCACAGTGACCAGTAGCTCCACCAGTTCTCCTGCTTTTGGCTGTGCATCTTCAAACCTCTGTGCAGCTGCTACCAGCCTGGGTTCAATACCTTTCATGACAAGTGTTGGCTCCATCAGCAGTGGACCAACCTGTTGTGGAACCAGTTTGTGTAACACCTTCACTACAACTGCTCCCCCGactacaacaacagttgctccaactacaacaactactactccaactacaacaactactactccaacgacaacaactacaacaactactactccaacgacaacaactactactccaactacaacaactactactccaactacaacaactacaacaacaacaactactacaacaacaactgctccaactacaacaacaacaactactccaactactacaacaacaactgctccaactacaacaacaacaactactccaactacaacaactactactccaactacaacaacaacaactactactacaacaacaacaacgtgcaCCACCAGTGATGCACACTGTATCAAGCTGGGCATGGTCAACCTGCTGCTTGGTCTTCTTCTGTTCATAGCCcattagaaacaaaaagaacGTCAGGTACAAAGCACCTCAGGACTGGACTGACTTCTGTCTGATGTCTTCAGTTGTTAGTTAAGTAAGCATTCTTGGTGACATTCAAGGGATAccacttcctttttttcataGTAATTAGATAGGTTATAGTGGGTTTAATCATATGATTTCgttgcaaaatgtaaaaatgtaacacTCCATTTGAAGATTATAACATGTAAACTTGTGCAATTAATTTATTAACtcagagacatttttatgttataCTAATAACAAAGCATTGATACTTTTCTTCATACTTTCCTTTCTAACAATGATGTCTTGGCACTATGCAgcactattaaaaataaaatcaagtacCCAGTTCAAACCccttctgctttgtttttacaaGTCGACTGGTATCAAGACAAAAGGTCTAACAATGATTTTTCCTGGTAGAAAGAGTTTATTGTCCAGTATAGTCCTGACGATCAATCAGCAAAGaagcaaaactttttttttttttttttttttacaatcttaATAGTAAACTCTAACggtaaataaatcatataaaagcaaataaagtaGCCTCTACGTCTCTAAATGATATAATGTGTCTTCTCACATACTTAATAACTTAGTTATATGGGACTAAAAACTCAAGTTAGTGTCAAACCAGACACTCTGCATTCTTGCAGTAGGCTTTAATAATAGAGGTAACCAGCAAAGAGAAGCAAACAATTAGTAGTTTGACtaactgcattttttattttggctaCATTATCCTATGTTACAACACGCTATGGAGTACTATTAAACACTACTAAGGGATGATTTAtataggctatacatatctgcaacACACGGTATTGATGAGGTCGTCTGTATacgttcagttctgttgtgttccattagctgacattgttgctgtggttgtgtagcgtgttttttgtccttgatgtcagtgaatgcatcatgTGAGAAAAGGAAGTTATGGTATAGCTGCGACTTAGCTGCAGATTAGTCAGACTTACTATTGCCATTGCCATGCGATGCCATTACTCGACTGGTCGGTGTGGGTTCATGGTGGTTGCCTGGGTACCTGTTGCACCCCTGTTGCTGTGCTGcactgggggcggggtctggtcgagAGAATTCCTGATTTGGGCCTCGGGCCACCACTGCGCCTGCTGCTCTACAGCCGGGGAcctggccctcacttgcctggcACCTAAATTGCACTCAGATCACGCCCCACTCTACACTATATTAGTTATGACAGCCAGAGCTAGGTACACCACACCCAAGTTTTTTTATGCATGACACCTTGGGGGACTGCCCAGGATGGGTCAGTGGGCCCTACGTCAGCgtaggctgcaggacagtagcgtgctgcagtcctctgactcaccccaccctcctcctttcccccattcttaatgcaccacaccagaTCCAGGGTCACGGCGTTATGGTGTAGGGTTATGCTTCTGCATTTGGGATTGAGGAAGCAAAGAAATAGGGACGCTCTCAGTCCTCATTATCCCTCAGCTCGGGGGGCTTGGCTGATTGCTGTCACTCCCTGCCACATAAGGTCACTCCACTCTacaaagataaacaaactaggagggctggtgatggtcacacaaATGtagtgaaacaataaaatattcaagtgcaagaatataactgcatcaatctcatataatgttgacaccctgtggtgtttaactatgtagacataatgcaaacaaagaaaaaaagggaaagaggcCCAGATAGAGTTAAAGAATTCGTTACACCCCACCAATCCAGActttgaatacaataaaatacaatagaataataTACTGAGGCATGTCGCAAGTTCAAACAGGGATCAAACTCCTAACCCTTCGGTTCTCTTTGCTGGTTCCCTCTGCAACAATATAAAAGCCTACTGCAAGAATGCAGAGTGTCTGGTTTGACACTGACCTGAGTTTTTAGTCCCATACAACTAAGTTAGTAtctgagaaaacacattttatcatttaaagaCAGACGTGATTGTATATGcttttatgtgatttatttaccGTTGGAGTTTACTATTAagaatgtcaaataaaatgttttgcttcttttctgaTTGATCGTCAGGACTACATCACACACTAAACTCTTTCTACAAGGACAGATAGCTGTAAGACCTTTTGTCTTGATACTAGTTGACTtgaaaaaacaagaataaaattTTCTAACCCACTCAGATAATAAATTCagtacatttttatattcacatatttatttattattattatttttaatagtttgcAACAAAATCATAGGATTAAATCTACTATAAGCTATCTAATTAATATGAAGACTACATATTCATACTTATTTTAAACTCACTTTAGGACTAACTAACAGCTGAAGACATCAGGCAGAAGTCATGACAAGTCATGGTCCTGAGGttcaaaacaaatgtatttctAAGACTTGCTGGAGGTTTCAAATGTGCTTTGTACCtcatattcttttttatttttaatgggcTATGAACAGAAGAAGTCCAAGCAGCAGGTTGACCATGCCCAGCTTGATACAATGTGCATCACTGGTGGtgcacgttgttgttgttgtagtagttgttgttgttgttgtagttggagtagttgttgttgtagtagttggagtagttgttgttgttgtagttggagcagttgttgttgtagtagttggagtagttgttgttgttgtagttggagcagttgttgttgtagtagttgttgttgttgtagttggagcaaCAGTTGTAGTGAAGATATTACACAAACTGGTTCCACAACAGGTTGGTCCACTGCTGATGGAGCCAAGACTTGCTACGAAAGGTATTGAACCCAGGCTGGTAGCAGCTGCACAGAGGTTTGAAGATGCACAGCCAAGAGCAGGAGAACTGGTGGAGCCATCGGTCACTGTAGAAGTAAAAGTTAAACCAATGTTAAACTCTAAAATTCACCCAAATTATTCTATTCagattttatcacatttttatgaTGGAGTTCATTTTATTACTTGCCTAGTGGAAGCTtgtaaaatgtcacttttttatctggcttttctttttaccaTTAAAGTTTCAAAGCATTAAGTAATATATTAAAAGAATGTGACTTAAATGCTTCATCAATTCCTTCCAATCAGAAGTAGTTATTTTTCTCTGAAGTTTTTccaaaccaaattaaaaatattttcttttgtaagcaacaaaaaacaaccacttACAAGTTGCCTGAAAGCACATGTCCTCTGTCCCCTTACACTGTAATGGTGTCGTGCATGCAGAGGTTGAACAAGAATTACACTGGAGGCTGTTATCTGCCGGAGTAGTAGGAGCTGAAAGaatggaacagaaaaaaataaatatatcaataatACGATATGAAAGATGATTATTATGTACAGTCATTATCTGCTCTTAAATCAGCATCTCATTCATCTGTACTCACAAGCTACACTATCTCTGTTGCAGTTATCTGTGTTGCAGCACGTAGCTGATACAAGTGCACTTGAACCACCCAAGTTGACTGAAAATGTCTGAGGTCCTGTGGCTGGACACTGGGAGGACGGAGCACATGCTTTGTAGATTTGCGGGAGTGCAGTTCCAGATGAAGTTCCTACAGAGACAAAGTCCAGGTTGTTAACAGTGTAAACTTTACAGTATATGAACTTGTTTTCACAGAAAATCAAAAAGACTAGAGATAATTCCTACCTTCAATGGCTGCTGATATACACATCGTCTCTGTGGAACACGTTTGGGGTGTTGTGGTTGAACATGTCTCATCTGTGCAGGTGTGACACCGAAGAGCTCCGGCTGCAGTCGGGAAAGAAATAGTGAAATGATGATTAtactttaatgaaataaaataatgacatgtttCAACTCTCAATTTTAGGATTACAGGGTTTAAAATATCCAGTAGTCTCTACTTGACCAAAGTATTTCCACAGATTCCCCTAGTGACTAGTGGGGAGTTGTAGTCCAAACAGGAACACCTGTAAGTGTATGACTTgtgtctcttagaactgaagaagctacttggctgagtggtgaaatgtctctTGCTCTTTTTTCAGTCCTATATGATGAACCCTGTAGgagcattttttgttttaaaatatataaaaatcaaaGTTTCCTTACCTGTGCTGCAGAGAGCCCAGAAAAGAGTCAGGGAAATGATGAGCTTCATCATGATGAACGGGTGAGTGCTGTTGACCAGTCGTCCTAGATTGTGATGCTCCTCAAGATCAGTACAACACTTTATATACTGTACAGGTGAGCTCAAGGATTGGGTGTGCTACTCAGTGACCGTCCTTCtttgtgaaatgaaagtttCAGCACGCAAGTACACCTAATCTCTCACATGAATGATGCTATTCATAAACATTTACTCATTCAGGAAGTCACCTGTCCATAATCTATAAGTGGTTACAGACCCCACCCACACAgtaattttgtcactttcaaGAAATTGTCCAGAATTGATGTCCAGACGTGACtccaaataaaccaaaactaaattcattatttaatcttcactgtgttaaatgtttcattcataGCATTTGAATCTAATCTTATAAAAGCACTTAAATGCATCAGTGAGAAGAAGattaatttcattttgaaactgtTCCAGgcttgttcatgtttttatttctgtctcccTGTCGAATGAAATGATGAGCTAGGGTTGTCTACACCTGCTGTTGTTGACCTGACATCAAAGCTGtcctctgtttcttcttctttttttttgtcaggtgtACAATCTAGATAGCATATCACAATAACACCTTCCTTACATATGATGTTTTCTACTGCTTCTTGTGTAACATGTTGTCAAACAAACAACTGAGTTCAACAGGTCAATTGTCCTGATACATTTATTTGGACTTTTCGACCATTGTAGTTATCTAGCAACTATTGTTTCCTGTTGCGTAGCTGGTATTTGTTCCACGGTGTTTGTACTGAACAACAAAATGAAGGCTAGTTTTCACTGAATGTTCTCTGGTGTCACTGGTCACGGGTTGTCTGGTATTGTTTGTGTCATAAAGATAGACAATTGCATAACCGGAAACAGACAGATACTGTcgaaacaaatcaaaaaagacacagacagacaacatCTAAATAGAATATTTTGACAAGATatttgacccacaattataaaaaatattaatgctTGCAAACacgcattgtccagttaaattCTGTTTAACTCTCCTTAACTCTgccacattatctgggtgtcttaatcagataaggtgaactctgatattagtcggagtaacatgtttacatgcacttaagttgtccagttaaagtcggattaaggcaataatttttttttcacatgcatgtaaacgtactgattgATGGAACCAACATCAATTCTGCTGTCAGCTGACCATCTTTTTCTGTCTAAACTGTGACTATTTTGTATTCAGGAGAGGAAGATATTATATATAGTAGTTTATTATATATtagtggagagagctgtggagcatggaggctagcaggattagatttatgatgaGGGCTACTTATGATGTGCTTCCATCTTCTCCGAAACTTAAACCAGTGgttatagaatagaatagaatagaatagaatagaatagaatagaatagaatagaatagaataccatatattgtcattatacagtgtaaaACGAGAtcggagagcttctccttttcagtgcaattaaaaacaaaacacaagtatatacaaaaaatgattAGCAGAATGAATGATATATGGTATGTCCATGAATTTTCTAGTACAAATgctacattaaataaaattttagcATGAAGCATTGAAGTTGTCTCTGTTgttcattaattatttcatataaaatcTTACTGGATAGCGGAACCTTCGATGTCCATGCACAGTATATGTTATCAGATCATTTGTAAAACTATAACATTTACCCATCATCACATCATTCAGATATCAGCTGTCCACATCTGCTGTTGTTGAACTGATGTCACAGCtgtctgctgcttcttctcttaTTAAATGGTTTCAAAAACACAGTACAGTATAACGTAGAAAGCATACCACAGAACACCTTCCTTACGTAAGATCTGTTTTCTACTCCTTCCTGTGTAacgtgttgtcattttttttggtcattgtAGCCATCCAGCATCTATTGTTCTCTGTTTCGTAGCTGGTATTGTTTTCACCTTGTTTGTACTCCACAACAAAATGCAGGCTAATACATATGCAGTGAATGTTCACTGGTGTCACGGACAGATGAAGCATTTTCTCCAGTGGTGGAGGCAGTGTCACGGTTTGATGCATGAGTGCTACTGATGTTGGTCACCTCGCTGTCTGTGATGGCATATTGaagataatgccccttgccAAGCCCCATTTAagatctgtggtggattatcaaaaggtctgtttcaaagcatGAACCAAAGAACTTAGAAGAATccaaagtagtaattcaagaagaatggaaCAAGATTAGCCCCTAACAACATGAAAGGCTCGTGGGGAACATACCaaccaggattagagctctactgctgctaatggcaggaatactaaatattaatttaatgatgtgatggtttatttagtttttgttcagctTTGAACACACTCTCTATTATTTGTTATCTCTGATACTAACAATGTTGATAACTGACATTGCCAGATGAATTTGGCCCTGGGAATGATGATGTACTGAGAGGATGAGGACCTACCTAAGTTTCATGTCAGACAGCCATCATCATCTCAGCGAGAGCGGGAACGGTGCCAAATGTCTACATATATGAAGGGCCACAGAGAACTGCAGATTGCAAAAGATGTTGAATGATGATTTCAGACAATCTGTAAACAAATCCAAACTTTGTCCAGCATTTGAAGAGCCACTCTGCCAAATACTTGTAAATTAGCTAATTAGCATGTTATCATAGTAACTAATGTAGttagctaccattagctggatATGAGCATGGATAAAgcaatttttttctccttaattacacacatttttaaaatagtattatatttttacaatttGTTTTCATATAGAACtattctacctattggtactcaaaacACAcctacccattcactcacacaagcacacacattcacacaccaggcactgggagcaactgggggttcactGTCTTATTCAAGGACACTTCAACATATGGCAAGTTCAAAGAGGGATCAAACTTCTAACCCTTTGGTTCCCTTCACTGGTTCCCTCTGCAGCGACGTTAAAGCCAAGCAAGAATGCAGAGTGTCCGGTTTGACATTAACTTGAGTTTTTAGTTTCAAGCATTTGAGAAGACACATTATATCATGTAGAGACATAGAGactattttatttgcttttatatgatttatttagaGTTTACTATTGAGATtgttaaaaagtttatttctttgCTGAGTGATCGTCAGGACTATATCACACACTGAACTCTTTCTACCACGAGAGACCACAGTAAGACATTTTGTCTTGACAGCAGTTGActtgtaaaaacaaagcaaaaatgtttaaatgttttaaactggatacttgattttatttttaatattgctGCATAGTGCCAAGACAACATTGCTAGAAAGGAAAGTATGAAGAAAAGTATTAATACTAAATTTCTTACCCATTGAGTTAATAAATTAattgcatacatttttttttttttttacattttgaaacaaACTCCTATGTTCAAATTCACTATAAACTATCTACTTAATATGAAAGGAAATTGTATCCACTGAACCCTGCATACTTATCTTAGGACTAACAAACAATTGAAGACATCAGACAGAACTCAGTCCAGTCCTGAGGttcaaaaaaatgtctttctaagaCTTGCTGGAGGTTTCAAAGGTGCCTTGTAcctcatattcttttttttatttttaatgggcTATGAACAGAAGAAGTCCAAGCAGCAGGTTGACCATGCCCAGCTTGATACAATGTGCATCACTGGTGGTgcacgttgttgttgtagtagttattgttgttgtagttggagcagtagttgttgtagttggggcagttgttgttgtcgttgtagttggagcagctgttgttgtcgttgtagttggagcagttgttgtcgttgaagttggagcagttgttgttgtcgttgtagttggagcagttgttgtcgttgtagttggagcaggtgttgttgtagttggagcagttgttgttgttgtagttggggcaggtgttgttgttgttgtagttggagcagttgttgtcgttgtagttggagcaggtgttgttgtagttggagcagttgttgttgtagttggagcaggTGTTGTTGTAGTCGGGGGAGCAGTTGTAGTGAAGATATTACACAATCTGGTTCCACAACAGGTTGGTCCACTGCTGATGGAGCCAAGACTTGCTACGAAAGGTATTGAACCCAGGCTGGTAGCAGCTGCACAGAGGTTTGAAGATGCACAGCCATAACCAGGAAAACTGGTGGAGCCATCGGTCACTGCGCAAGAAAAAGTTAAATCAATGTTAAACTCTAAAATTCACCCAAATGATTCTATTCAGATTTTATGAGTTCATTTTTATTACCTTCCTAGTGGAAGCTtgtaaaatgtcacttttttttatctgtcttctTTATTTACCATTAAAGTTTCAAAGCAttaagtaaaatattaaaaggaatGTGAATTAAATGCTTCATTAATTCCTTCCAATCAGAAGTAGTTATTTTTCTCTGAAGTTTTTccaaaccaaattaaaaatattttcttttgtaagcaacaaaaaacaaccacttACAAGTTGCCTGAAAGCACATGTCCTCCGTCCCCTTACACTGTAATGGTGTCGTGCATGCAGAGGTTGAACAAGAATTACACTGGAGGCTGTTATCTGCCGGAGTAGTAGGAGCTGAAAGaatggaacagaaaaaaataaatatatcaataatACGATATGAAAGATGATTATTATGTACAGTCATTATCTGCTCTTAAGTCAGCATCTGACCCATCTGTACTCACAAGCTACACTATCTCTGTTGCAGTTATCTGTGTTGCAGCACATAGCTGATACAAGTGCACTTGAACCACCCAAGTTGACTGAAAATGTCTGAGGTCCTGTGGCTGGACACTGGGAGGACGGAGCACATGCTTTGTAGATTTGCGGGAGTGCAGTTCCAGATGAAGTTCCTACAGAGACAAAGTCCAGGTTGTTAACAGTGTAAACTTTACAGTATATCAACTTGTTTTCACAGAAAATCAGAAGGTGACTCTAGAGATAAATCCTACCTTCAATGGCTGCTGATATACACATCGTCTCTGTGGAACACGTTTGGGGTGTTGTGGTTGCACATGTCTCATCTGTGCAGGTGTGACACCGAAGAGCTCCGGCTGCAGTCGGGAAAGAAATAGTGAAATGATGATTAtactttaatgaaataaaataatgacatgtttCAACTCTCAATTTTAGGATACAGGTTTAAAATATCCAGTAGTCTCTACTTGACCAAAGTTTTTCCACAGATTCCCCTAGTGACTAGTGAGGAGTTGTAGTccaaacaggaacatctgtaagTGTATGACTTgtgtctcttagaactgaagaagctacttggctGAGTGGTGAATTGTCTCTTGCCCTTGGTCCAGTCCTATGGGATGAACCCTTCAGGagaattttttgttttaaaatatatgaaatcaAAGTTTCCTTACCTGTGCTGCAGAGAGCCCAGAAAAGAGTCAGGGAAATGATGAGCTTCATCATGATGAACGGGTGAGTGCTGTTGACCAGTCGTCCTAGATACGTCGTGTGATACTCCTCAAGATAAGTACAACACTTTATATACTGCACAGGTGAGCTCAAGGATTGGGTGTGCTACTCCATGACCGTCCTTCTTTGGGAATGAAAGTTTCAGCACGCAAGTACACCTAATCTCTCACATGAATGATGCTATTCATAAACATTTACTCATCCAGGAATTTGCCCGTCCATAATCTAAGCTGGGGACACCCTTCAGAGGTCACCAGTCAGGGCAAAAGatcaacaaaacattcaaacttACATCTATGACCAATTTAGAAAGTGTTCACAGACAGACCCCAA
Coding sequences within:
- the LOC125009214 gene encoding phospholipase A2 inhibitor and Ly6/PLAUR domain-containing protein-like encodes the protein MMKLIISLTLFWALCSTAGALRCHTCTDETCSTTTPQTCSTETMCISAAIEGTSSGTALPQIYKACAPSSQCPATGPQTFSVNLGGSSALVSATCCNTDNCNRDSVASPTTPADNSLQCNSCSTSACTTPLQCKGTEDMCFQATCARQVRARSPAVEQQAQWWPEAQIRNSLDQTPPPVQHSNRGATGTQATTMNPHRPVE
- the LOC125009215 gene encoding phospholipase A2 inhibitor and Ly6/PLAUR domain-containing protein-like, translated to MMKLIISLTLFWALCSTAGALRCHTCTDETCATTTPQTCSTETMCISAAIEGTSSGTALPQIYKACAPSSQCPATGPQTFSVNLGGSSALVSAMCCNTDNCNRDSVASPTTPADNSLQCNSCSTSACTTPLQCKGTEDIDRWLHQFSWLWLCIFKPLCSCYQPGFNTFRSKSWLHQQWTNLLWNQIV
- the LOC125009213 gene encoding phospholipase A2 inhibitor and Ly6/PLAUR domain-containing protein-like, producing the protein MMKLIISLTLFWALCSTAEALQCQTCADETCSSTVSQTCSSETMCITASIQASSSGIPVQQIYKACAPSSQCPATGPQTFSVNLGGSSALTSATCCNTDNCNSATLAFPTTPADNSLQCNSCTTSACTTPLQCKGTEDMCFEATLTSSSTSSPAFGCASSNLCAAATSLGSIPFMTSVGSISSGPTCCGTSLCNTFTTTAPPTTTTVAPTTTTTTPTTTTT